The Candidatus Paceibacterota bacterium genome contains the following window.
ATGGCGCAGCTATAGTGAACACTTCCCAAAGTATATTCAGTTTCTTTGGAAGCAGTGGTAAAAATGAAAAGGAAAAATCAGAGAGTGCTTTCAAAGAAAATAAAATCCAGCTAGAACAAAGGATATCGGTAGTGGAACAGGGACTGGTACGCTGTGGCATAAGAGTAGCCAGACTCGGAAACGAAGAAGTGGTCGAATTATTTTATAAAATATTCAATCCAGGCGAAACGGAAAAGCCTATCAAAACTGGCTAGCCAGTTTTGATCAGAATAAAGAATTACGAATCAATGTTTGATTTTTTAAAGAAAAAACAAGGGGAGAGAGAAGAAGTATCGACATCGATACTGCCGTCGGGAGTATACGAGGCTTCTTCATTGGAGCTGAGAGACGTAATAGCCCCGAGTGCTCTCAAAGTTACTCCTAAAGAACTATCTTTGGGAGAAAAAATAGTGAGAAGTTTCTTTGTCATTTCCTACCCACGATTTCTGGGGGAGGACTGGTTTTCACCAATCATAAACCTTGATCGAGTATTCGATATTTCTATATTCGTCCACCCGCTCGAAACATCAAAAATACTTCGCTCATTTCAAAAAAAGGTAGCTGAAGTACAAAGCCAGATACGAAGCAGGGAAGAAAAAGGCCTAGTGCGTGACCCAATGCTCGACACTGCCTATCAGGACCTAGAGAGCCTGCGCGATCAGCTACAGCAAGCCCAGGAAAAGATGTTTGACGTGGGAGTATACATATCGATATACGCCGATTCGTCGGACGAGTTGGATAAAATAGAGTCAGAAATGAAATCGATACTCGAATCAAAGTTGGTATATGTAAAACCAGCTCTTTTCCAACAGGAACAAGGTTTCCGAAGTGTATTACCTATAGGGAGCGATGAACTTTTAGTACACTCAAAATTAAACTCCACTCCACTTTCATCACTCTTTCCTTTTATTTCCTTCGATCTCACCTCGGATAAGGGCATACTATACGGAATCAATCGCCACAACTCATCCCTAGTGCTCTTCGATCGCTTCTCTCTGGAAAATTATAATTCGGTCATATTCGCAAAATCAGGTTCCGGTAAGTCATATATGACTAAACTGGAAATTTTGAGAACTCTCATGTTCGACGCTGATGTCATAGTGCTCGACCCGGAAAGAGAATACGAATATATGGCCGAAGCTGTAGGAGGCAGGTATTTCAACATATCTTTAAACTCCGACCACCACATAAACCCATTTGAATTACCGATACCAGCTGAAGATGAGTCAAGTGCTTCCGTACTTCGATCGAACATCATAAACCTGGTAGGTCTTTTCAGAATCATGCTAGGAGGCCTCACGGCCGAGGAAGATGCTTTGATCGATAGAGCCATCACCGAAACATATGCACTGAAAGATATCACTCCCGATTCTGATTTCAGATCGGTGGAGCCACCACTCCTTTCTGACTTTGAGCTAGTGCTCGGCGGTATGGAAGGAGGTGAGTCGCTTGCCCAGAGAATTTCAAAATATACAAAAGGTACCTGGTCAAACTTCATCAATAAACCATCGAATGTCGATATAAACAAAAAATTTATCGTTTTCTCTCTGCGTGACATGGAAGACGAGCTGAAACCGGTAGCTATGTACATCGTCACTCACTACATATGGAACGCCGTGCGCAGAGATATAAAGAAGAGACTCTTGGTAATCGACGAAGCTTGGTGGATGATGAAAAGTGACGATACGGCTTCTTTCCTACTCAGTATGGCAAAAAGAGGTAGGAAATATTACCTGGGGCTTGCCACTATCACTCAAGACGTGGACGACTTTCTCAAGTCGCCTTACGGTATGCCCATTGTAACCAACTCATCTATACAGGTGCTCCTGAAGCAGTCAGCCACCTCAATGGATCGCCTGCAAGAAGTATTTAACCTCACTGATGAAGAAAAATACTTGCTTCTGGAGTCAGGAGTAGGGGAAGGCATATTCTTTGCCGGCTTGAAGCATGTAGCTATAAAAATAATCGCCTCGTACACGGAAGATCAAATAATAACCTCTGATCCTTCTCAAATACTTGCCATCAAGAAGGCGAAAAAGGAATTGGAAGAAGCGGGGACAACAAAGTAAACTGACTAAAATAAATGGTTGAAGTCACAAATATAGAAGAACATAGAAATAGATACCCGAAATATTCGCAAGTGCGTCAAAATACCGAGGAGCAAGAAGAACCAGAAAAAAAACAAAGGATTAAACTATGGATGGGAGCGTGCCTTATAGCGGCAGCTGGATCTATCGACCTGATACAAGCGTTACTTACTCTTGTTGCTATCGGAATAGTAATTTCTCCAATCATATCCGTGGGAGCAACATTCTTATTTTGGCTATGGCTGACTATTTTAGGAGTACCTTTTGGCACAAGCCCGAAAAGGCTAGCTATAATGGCTACACAAGCTGTGGCTGAACTTTTTCCTGCTATTGACGCACTTCCAATACTAACAACAGGAACAATATTGTTAGTCTTAATCACCAGATCAGAAGACAGGGGTGGTATAATTGGAAAAGTCGCCAGTAAAGCGCAGGGCACTTTGAAGAAAGCGGCCTAGTTTGTATATTTTATGAATATAAAAAAAATAATAACTTACTTTCTACTTTCTACTTTCTACTTTTTCCTGCCTGACCCAACCTACGCTCAGATAAATTTGGGTGGTTTAAATATGAGTCCAGGGATATCACTCCCTGATGAATTAAGTGTAGAAATAGCACCTGAATTTCCAAAACCAAATGGCAACGTTTTCATACGTTTAAGAATGTATACAGAAAATTTGAATACAGCGAATATAAAATGGTCGATAGGAGGAGTAAAAAAAGCTGAAGGCATTGGCTTGACCAGTTTTAATGCAAGAATGGGAAATAAAGGTTCGGAAAATAAAATAAAGATAGATATAATTTTAGAAAGTGGTGTTAGTTTTTCAAAGACAGTCACACTCCGGCCAGCAGAAATCGACCTTCTCTGGCAATCGAACTCGTACACGCCACCATTTTACAGAGGCAAAGCTCTCTTTCCACCACAAGGAGAAGTGGTGATCACAGCCATGCCTAATTTCTACTCTGGCAGCACTAAAATAGACGCTAGTACTTTGATATACAAATGGACAGTGAATGACACTGTGCTCGAAGGACAGTCAGGGTATGGCAAAAATACAGTAAGAGTTTCGGGGCCTCTTCTAGGAAGCGGTATCGAAGCGGAAGTTTTAGTAACCGACAATAAGCGCGGCATTAATTCGGAAGAAAGAATAATACTCAACCCCACCACGCCATCAATAATTTTTTACAAAAACAATCCTTTGTACGGCATAATTTTTGAAAAGGCAGTGAATGGCGGTGTCGCGATAGAAGGAGAGGAGATAAATGTTTTGGCCAGCCCATACCACATGAACATACAGGACCAAGTTTCTTTAGAGTGGCAGATGAATGGTAGATCGGCCTCTGAAGTTACCGGCTTATCAGCCACTTTTAGAAAACCTGCTGAAGGTAGTGGGGAAACCTTTCTATCCCTCAAGGCTGAAAATTTAAACAAAATGCTACAGTTTGCTGAAAATGGTTTTAATATAAAATATGAAGATAATTAATTATACAAATGATTAAACTTGCTCAACAACGACAACAACTGGAGTACAAAGTGCTTGCTCCGTTACCTGGTACAACCATTGGTAATAGAGGGGAGAAAGCTGACTTACAAAGTTATATTCCTGGTATTTTTAATTTGATTATAGGTCTGGCGGCAGTCATCGCCGTAACTAAAATAATTTTTGGCGGTTTCCAATACATAACCACTGACGCCATTGCTGGTAAGTCGGAAGGAAAGAAACAAATCCAAAGTGCGGTGTATGGGCTTATCATGATAATCGCTTCTTGGCTTATTCTCTACACCATAAACCCCCGCCTCCTAACATTTGATTTGAATGTGGGAACGGTCAATGTACCAGAAGCCGCAGTTACAAGTGGCACACTTGCTGCGACAGTCAGTTGTAACGACTGCATACACGTTACCGATGGAAGCATCGAGTTCAGAAATACGGGAACAAACTTAAGTGCCGGTATTATACCTCAAACAACTTCATTAGATTTTGGTATGGATAATAACGGTATTAATTGGTGGATAAGCGAAGGTAATCCACCCACGGGAACCCACAGAGATCCATGTCATAATAATGGCACTTGTTTTGACGCAAAAATAGATAACATGTTGACTCTTAACAAAGATAGAGCCGATGAGATTAATATCTTTATACGTGAAGCAAAACAAAGTCAGTTTTCTGTTGTTTCTTTCGAAGTGACTAGCCAAGAACATGTGGCAGAATGGGCAAAATTGGGGGTAACTGCAATTTATAACGAAAATGCTACCGGTCCACACTTTCATGTAGAAAAATAATGTCCACTAAAAAGAAAATTTTAATATTGGGAATAGTCGTGATGGTGGGACTAGCGGCGTTTTTGGTTTTGTCATCCGAAAAAAGTAGCACTCCGATGGAAGAAAGAGGGTTTAGTTTAAGAAATTTCTTCCCCTTTGGTAATCCAGAGACTGATTTCGTAGAAACACAGAATACAAACGAGGAAGAAGTGGGACCAGAAACAAATTTTACCAATGATGGAGAAACAAAATTGCCTAAACTTAGAAAAATTTCAAACGAGCCTGTAGCTGGAGCAGTATTATTGAATTCCGGTTCAACTACAATCGTAAGATTTGTTTACAAAAGTACTGGAAACGTATACGAGGCTCGTTCTGACTCTTCTACAATAAGTCGTATTACAAATACTACCATACCTAAAATAAACAGGGCCATTTGGCTACCTGATGGAAGCGGCTTTCTGACCCAAAAAGCAGGAGAGAGCGGATTTGTCGAAACTTCTTATATTAGACTTAGATCGAGCACAGCTACTTCAAGTGAAATCACGACTCGCTATGAAACAGTGACCTCAAATTTACCTTCAGACATAGAAGAAATAGCTCCCAGTCCTGATAGTAAAAAAATATTTTATTACACCGCCGAGGCCGGAATGAAAGGTTTCTTAGCTAATCCTGATGGCACCAACCCATCTCTGGTTTATAGTGGCACTGTAGCAGAATGGACAATAGAGTGGTTTGGAACAAATTCGATACTACTTACAACTAAAGCTAGTTTCGGTTCTGAATCATTCGGCTATTTACTTAATCCAACAAACAAATCTACAAGCAAGATATTCGGGGGAATCATGGGAGGGAGCGCCCTCACAAGAGGAGATGGTAAATATATTTTGACCTCTTCTGGAGGAAGCTCTCCCTTCTTACTATCCATCAATACAGCTTCTTCAGAGACAGCAGCAGATCTTTTGGTAAAAACTTTTAGTGAAAAGTGTGCTTGGAAAGGAAATACATTGTTTTTGATTTGTGGTATACCCAAAGTAATACCTTCCGGTAATTACCCTGATGCTTGGTACCAGGGGATACTCAGCACAAACGATTTCGTCGACATGATAGATATAGAAAGAAAAACTGTAACTCCTATATCCGACCCAGAAAAAGAAACGGATGAAAAAATAAATGTAGATAAAATGATGATTTCTAAAGACGGGCGATACGCCTCTTTCCTAAACAAAGAGGATCAATCGTTATGGCTTTTGGAAATTTAACCTTTTCTTTATCCAAAGATCTTGGGCAATACCAAGAAGATTGGACACGGCCCAATAGAGAGCAACTACACCAGAAATACGCCAAGAGACAAAAAATACTATGGCTGGAAGGAAATACCTCATCTGCATAGACATAACACGGGAAAGATCGTCTTTGAAATCAGGCTTCTTACCTGGAACAACAGGGGAAGGAGACGGGGTAGTAATTTTCATCTGGAAAAAGCTGGTGATCGCGGCAAGAAAAGCTAAAAAAATATTTTTACTTGCCACATCTATGAGGCCTAGAAAATTGGTAGAGACCACCTCTGGCGCCTGAACAAAAGAGTACAGCATTTCACTATTTACCGAAGGAAAACCGGCGTAAGTAAATATGTGATAGAGAGAATAAATAATGGGAATTTGGATAAGAATGGTGACAAAACTAGAAAATGGATTGATTTTATACTTTTTATAAAACTCCATCGTCTTCAGAGCCTGCGCCTCTCTATTGTCCTTATACTTTTCTCTTATTTCATCAAGCTCACTCTGGTGTTCCTTCATTTGAAGCTGAGTAACAGAGGTTTTCTT
Protein-coding sequences here:
- a CDS encoding DUF87 domain-containing protein; amino-acid sequence: MFDFLKKKQGEREEVSTSILPSGVYEASSLELRDVIAPSALKVTPKELSLGEKIVRSFFVISYPRFLGEDWFSPIINLDRVFDISIFVHPLETSKILRSFQKKVAEVQSQIRSREEKGLVRDPMLDTAYQDLESLRDQLQQAQEKMFDVGVYISIYADSSDELDKIESEMKSILESKLVYVKPALFQQEQGFRSVLPIGSDELLVHSKLNSTPLSSLFPFISFDLTSDKGILYGINRHNSSLVLFDRFSLENYNSVIFAKSGSGKSYMTKLEILRTLMFDADVIVLDPEREYEYMAEAVGGRYFNISLNSDHHINPFELPIPAEDESSASVLRSNIINLVGLFRIMLGGLTAEEDALIDRAITETYALKDITPDSDFRSVEPPLLSDFELVLGGMEGGESLAQRISKYTKGTWSNFINKPSNVDINKKFIVFSLRDMEDELKPVAMYIVTHYIWNAVRRDIKKRLLVIDEAWWMMKSDDTASFLLSMAKRGRKYYLGLATITQDVDDFLKSPYGMPIVTNSSIQVLLKQSATSMDRLQEVFNLTDEEKYLLLESGVGEGIFFAGLKHVAIKIIASYTEDQIITSDPSQILAIKKAKKELEEAGTTK
- a CDS encoding pilin — encoded protein: MIKLAQQRQQLEYKVLAPLPGTTIGNRGEKADLQSYIPGIFNLIIGLAAVIAVTKIIFGGFQYITTDAIAGKSEGKKQIQSAVYGLIMIIASWLILYTINPRLLTFDLNVGTVNVPEAAVTSGTLAATVSCNDCIHVTDGSIEFRNTGTNLSAGIIPQTTSLDFGMDNNGINWWISEGNPPTGTHRDPCHNNGTCFDAKIDNMLTLNKDRADEINIFIREAKQSQFSVVSFEVTSQEHVAEWAKLGVTAIYNENATGPHFHVEK
- a CDS encoding YidC/Oxa1 family membrane protein insertase; translation: MISFFKIIIYTPLYNALVFILDVLPVADIGLSVIVLTLLVKVILYPLAKKTSVTQLQMKEHQSELDEIREKYKDNREAQALKTMEFYKKYKINPFSSFVTILIQIPIIYSLYHIFTYAGFPSVNSEMLYSFVQAPEVVSTNFLGLIDVASKNIFLAFLAAITSFFQMKITTPSPSPVVPGKKPDFKDDLSRVMSMQMRYFLPAIVFFVSWRISGVVALYWAVSNLLGIAQDLWIKKRLNFQKP